GTCATGCCTCCCCATCATCGTCAACAAGAACGCATACCAATGGTGCGCGGTCGCATAACCAGGGTTGAGTTCAATGGCACGTTGGAACGATTGCTCCGCTCCCGGCCAGTCCCAGTCACCTGCAAACCTAATTTGGCCGAGGGAGGCGTGAGCCTCAGCAACCGTTTCCTCAATCTCCAGCGCTTTCAGCACTGCTGCTTTCGCTTTAGGGAAAGCGTCTTTTGGGGAAAGATACGCATATTCCCCAAGCAAACTATAGGTATCCGCCAATCCAACAAAGGATAGCGGATAGGTTGGGTCTTTTTCAATGGCTTTCTCAAAATATTTGATAGCTTTCTCAAATCCTTCTTTTGTCCTCTTATTCCAAAAGTAGCGGCCTTTGAGATAGGTCTTGTACGCGGGGGTGTTAACAACCTTAGAGCGCGCCAGCCGCGCTTCCTCCTCCGGGGTCACCGCGATCTCAATCTCCTCCACAATCGCCTGGGCTAACTCACTCTGGAGTACCAAAATATCTTGTAAATCACGCTGGTAACTCTTAGCCCACAGGTGCTGGTCAGTCGAAGCTTCAATCAACTGGGCTGTGACCCGCACCTGATTGCCTACATGGAGTACAGTTCCTTCTAATATGACATCCACATTCAATTCCCGTGCAATCTCAGGCAGCGGCTTTCGTAGGTCCTTATACTGCATCACTGAGGTACGGGAGATCACTTTGAGCGCTCTGATCTGAGTTAGATTGGCAATTAACGCCTCGGTCATGCCGTCGGCAAAGTACTCTTGTTCGGGGGCACCGGAAAGGTTCTCAAAAGGCAGCACGGCAATCGACTCTATGGTTTCAGTACGTCCGACGAAAAAATAAAAACTCCCCAAAATAAAAAAAATAAGTAGCGTAGCCATACTAACATATAAAAATCTACGTTTTCTCTTCGGAAGTCTGGCTTTAATTGCTCCTGCTTTCACGTGTCCAGTTTCAAGACCCTTTGTGATGGCTCTTAAATCCACTAGCATCTCGTCCACGTGTTGGTAGCGTTCATTGAGACTTTTGGCTAAACCTTTGTCAACAATGCGCTGCAGTTCATCCGAAATGCCGGCTTTGTAGCGTTCCAGCGGTTCAGGCTCTTCATGCAAAATTGCATAAGAGACCGCTGCTTCATAATCGCCTTTAAATGGCAACTGACCGGTGATCATTTCATAAAGCACGACGCCAACCGAGAAAATATCAGAGCGTTGGTCGACATTTGCGCTTTGAATTTGCTCGGGAGACATGTAGCTTAGTGTACCCATGGTCGAACCTTCTTCGGTCAGTTTGGTTCGGCCTTGCGCCTTGGCCAGCCCAAAATCGGCGATTTTCACCCGGCCATTGGCGTCAATCAGGATGTTGTCAGCTTTGATATCGCGATGCACAATCCCGGCCTGGTGGGCTTCGTTCAGTCCTTCGCAGATTTGCGAGGTGATGTCAAAGATTTTATCCATCGACAGGGGCGCATCGCGATGCGCCCCTACAATGTCTTTCAGGGACTGGCCTTCAACATATTCCATAGCGATGAAGGCTTTGCCCTCGTGTTCGCCAATTTCATGAATGGTGATGATATTGGGATGGTTCAAAGCCGCCGCGGCCTTGGCTTCGCGCTTGAAGCGGGCGTTGATTTCGGGATCTTCGGTGTACTGCGGCGGCAGAAACTTAAGGGCAACTTTGCGGTCGAGTTCTGTATCTTCGGCAAGGTAGACTTCACCCATGCCGCCTGCGCCCAGTTTTTTTAGAATTTTGTAGTGGGAAATGGTTTTTGAGATTAGCACTTAATTGACGTCCTTGCAAAATCTTCTTCAAATCTGTTGCGATTCGCGGCGAGAACAATAATAGCGAAACCAATATCCCTTTGCTTGAATCGTATGATGCTGAATTTAAACAATTCCCCAAAATAGTCAAACTAAAAATCGCTGCTCTTTTTTTACTTTACTTATTTGTTAATATTTTCTAATTTTAAACAATCCTCGAATTTCGATTAAACCCCGTCTACAAATCCAAACCGGAGGGAACTATGAAATTGAAACTGCACTGGCAAATCGCGATTGCGCTTGTTCTGGGTGTTGCATTCGGTTTTTTGTCTCGAGAACTAAATTTCACGGATTTTGTAATTAACAAGGTTGCTGTCCTGGGTGACTTGTTTAAACGCGGCTTGCGAATGATTATTGTGCCCCTGGTTGTCTCCTCAATTATCACCGGAGTTACCAGCATTGGGTCCGCAAAGAGTTTGGGACGCATGGGTGCGAAAACCTTTACTTATTACATCACAACAAGTCTGCTGGCAATCCTGACCGGATTGGTCCTGGTCAATTTGTTTGCACCGGGAGTTGGCGCTAATGTAGGACTCGCAGCAACTCCTGAGGACCTGGCAGAGAATGCCCAAAAAATCGGTGACACGCTGATCGGAATCATACCGACCAATCCGCTTGCCTCAATGGTGGCCGCCGATATGCTGCCGACGATTTTTTTCTCCCTGCTGTTTGGATTTTTTATTCTTAAATCTCCTGAGCCTCATCGCGGAAACCTGACCAATTTTTTCAAGGGGGTTTTTGAGGTGATGATGAAAATGACGCAATTGATTATCATGTTTGCACCTATCGGCGTCTTTGCTTTGATAGCAAAAATCATTGCCCAAACCGGCTTCGATGTGGTGATTCCCCTGGCGACTTACATGATTACCGTAATTTTCGCCCTGGTGATT
The window above is part of the candidate division KSB1 bacterium genome. Proteins encoded here:
- a CDS encoding dicarboxylate/amino acid:cation symporter; this translates as MKLKLHWQIAIALVLGVAFGFLSRELNFTDFVINKVAVLGDLFKRGLRMIIVPLVVSSIITGVTSIGSAKSLGRMGAKTFTYYITTSLLAILTGLVLVNLFAPGVGANVGLAATPEDLAENAQKIGDTLIGIIPTNPLASMVAADMLPTIFFSLLFGFFILKSPEPHRGNLTNFFKGVFEVMMKMTQLIIMFAPIGVFALIAKIIAQTGFDVVIPLATYMITVIFALVIHAMITLPLLLFFIGGINPLAHVRAMSAALLTAFSTASSGATLPLTLKSVEDNAGASNKTSSFVLPLGATINMDGTALYECIAAMFIAQAYGIELGIGQQFIVVLTALLASIGAAAVPMAGLVMITIVLSAIGLPLEGVGLIIAVDRILDMMRTCVNVWSDSCGTVIIAKSEGETGLKVLRKPATA
- a CDS encoding protein kinase; translation: MLISKTISHYKILKKLGAGGMGEVYLAEDTELDRKVALKFLPPQYTEDPEINARFKREAKAAAALNHPNIITIHEIGEHEGKAFIAMEYVEGQSLKDIVGAHRDAPLSMDKIFDITSQICEGLNEAHQAGIVHRDIKADNILIDANGRVKIADFGLAKAQGRTKLTEEGSTMGTLSYMSPEQIQSANVDQRSDIFSVGVVLYEMITGQLPFKGDYEAAVSYAILHEEPEPLERYKAGISDELQRIVDKGLAKSLNERYQHVDEMLVDLRAITKGLETGHVKAGAIKARLPKRKRRFLYVSMATLLIFFILGSFYFFVGRTETIESIAVLPFENLSGAPEQEYFADGMTEALIANLTQIRALKVISRTSVMQYKDLRKPLPEIARELNVDVILEGTVLHVGNQVRVTAQLIEASTDQHLWAKSYQRDLQDILVLQSELAQAIVEEIEIAVTPEEEARLARSKVVNTPAYKTYLKGRYFWNKRTKEGFEKAIKYFEKAIEKDPTYPLSFVGLADTYSLLGEYAYLSPKDAFPKAKAAVLKALEIEETVAEAHASLGQIRFAGDWDWPGAEQSFQRAIELNPGYATAHHWYAFLLTMMGRHD